Genomic segment of Arachis stenosperma cultivar V10309 chromosome 4, arast.V10309.gnm1.PFL2, whole genome shotgun sequence:
agagtctctctctctagaaaactacatctaaaatctaactaattgTGTATGTGAATGAATGATTCCATTCCTCTCATTTTGCCCactctgcagcttctaatcttcatttttgggcttgaaactgggccaaaAACAGTCTAGAAATCGCCCCCATCGATTTCTGATACGTGTAGCACGTGGCTCTGTCATGCGTATGCATCGCCCACGCGTATGCATCACTTGTCTGCCGCActatccacgcatacgcgtcatccatgcgtacgcgtcgtctAACAGCAAGGCAACTATTGCAAAttgcatatcattttgaagccccagatgttagctttccaacataTTAGAACCACCttatttggacctctgtaactcTAGTTATGATCAATTTAatacgaagaggtcaggcttgacaattttgcaattccttcaatttcttgtattccttccacttttgcatgcttcctttccatcctctaagccattcctgccctataaaccgTGAAAGCACTCAGcaaacatatcacggcatcgaatggtaataagagaggattaaaattatcaaatttaaggccaaagaagcatgttttcaatcataacacaaaattaagaaggaaaatgtaaaacatgcgatttctatgaataagtgtgagaataatagGTAAAATCtactgaattaagtacaagataaaccgtaaaatagcgGTTTTTCAAGGAGCTGAGCTGGCTATCTAAATTACAGACTGTTATAGCTTTATCTACTACAGAAGCTGAATATATGGTAACTACGCAAACATGCAAGAAAGCTATTTAGATCCAAAGGTTGATGAAGAAACTCAGACACAAACAACAGAAGATTTCTATGTATTGTGACAGTCAGAGTGCCTTGCATATTGCAAGGAATCTTGCCTTTAATTCAAGAATAAAATACACTGGAGTACAATATTACTTTGTTCGAAAAGTAGTAGAGAAAGGAAGTGTTGATATGCAGAAGATTCACAGTAAAGATAACCTAGCAAATGCCACGACAAAATCAATCAACACTGAAAAATTTGAATAGTGTAGATCTTCATATGGCCTATCGAATAAATGAATaacatgaattttgaaaatttaccAAAATTAGCTTTAAGTGGGAGATTGGAAATTTAGTAAAGCTAattatagaaaagaaaaaagaaaagaaaaaaaaaacaaattatgAAAGGAGAAAAATACTCCTATATAATAGCTATTAAACTTTGATAGTGGAGAGAGAAAAGAATAGTAACCTCATGTTACGGGTAATTTACGTAACAGAGGTTTGCttataaattgaaaattttctCATTTCATCCAACAAAGATAATAGTAACATTGAGTTACCGCTCTTCTTCATCCAtgttcctcctccttttttctcatctttttatttattatcatcGTCATCATCGTCACCACTACTATCACCACCTCAGGGACAGACCAGGTTCAAGGAGGAGGGGGCACTTGCCTCCactaacttaaaaaaaaagtaataatattatataatcaaTATATTTGTTTCAatgtaattatatttttgtcccaacaaaaatttataaaattttattttgagattcatgctaaaattttttcttattaaatttaacatgtaacaatatttattttgttaaatttgatttaatattaaaattgaaaataagtaaataaattaactcaataaaaaattaataaacaatgataatataatttttaaaactaattaattagttaattatcaAACTAAATCTCAGttctataaatataaataaaattatcagTATCTTATTTTGTCTTCAAAAATTggttataataaataaataaaaaagttatttattaattaatattctttattttaatattatataatactttttaattttatctcttaaataattttgtttGTAACAACTATGttagattaaaaatattttatgtcaCAAATATTCtaacaaataaattttctaATTGAATGAGATGtaattaatatttgaaaattataaTGAGTAGTAGAACAATTGTTTAAAAGCATAGAAGTTGATTTTGATATGTtaaaatatgtatatttttttagataattatttacgTGATGAAtgtaaaatgtaatttttttaattacaatacataattaaattGATACATAAAATCTTTAGatagtatatcaaaattaaattaaaatattttaaataaaagtatttactaactctttttaatttttatatctctattatatttttagtataattggtaatattaaaaaaaatttatcttagaatatatattttgcCCCCCACTCCTATAATTTTCTGGGTCCGTCACTgcaccacctcctcctccttcttttttcatttaaatttcttCACCTCCTTCattttccttctccttcttctctaTCTTCATCATCATTGTCATTATCATCATCGTTATCGTTATCGTTATTGTCAtcatcgtcttcttcttcttacaCATATAACAGTTTAAATCCAGAATGTACCaacattttttaataatgataaCACATAAACAAACTTAGTTCAAAACAAGTTCAGACCAAATGCATCTTATTTAAATTCAGAATGTaccgaaattacttaatgataaCTTAaaactcctcctcctccttctccttcttcatcatcatcctcatcatcattatcatcatcatcctcatcacatcatttcatcctcctcctcctcctccttttttttcttgttttactctgttaaaaaaaatcaaacaaagaagaagaagaagaaatacatAATATTGCAAAATTAGTAGAAAGAGAAGAAACATATATTTATTCAACTAAATAAGATTGCAATATAGTACAATATGTTCATTTAAGTCTAATATGAAGTAATGCTcctaaaagaagaaataagagcaacagaagaaaggaaaaaaaaaaaagaaaaaatgcagcattaaagaagatatttttgtgcttttgtaacaaaattttgatgtcaaaactaagaaatttatgtgttattgttaaaaaatttcGGTGTTATTTTTCTGAtaaattctgcataattcaaaactcttatTCTTCTTTCACTTTTTTAagaggaataaaataaaaaaagaagaaaaaataaaacaaaaaagaataaataactataatatcacatgaagaagaaaaacaaaagaactaacaaaaattaatgCAGCAACAGCAGCAtcaatagaagaaggagaaggaggcacacaaataaataaaaagaaaaagaacaacaTAATTTCACGCGCATGTTATGTGATTAGATTTTGTTAGGTTCAGATCAACTTGATTGAATTTGAtttgcaaaaaaaattaaatatgtaGCAGGATACtatattttattcataattttagacttatatataatcaatattgtaacatttttttaataatagaaTGATAGTTATAatgtaataattaattttataaaattaaattattaagtaTTATTATGTGATGAAGAGTTAATACTCTTTGTAacaacttttttaaaatttaaagaaatacTTAATCATCAAACTAAGTTTTTAAAACTTTTCATACTCATAAATTTGGCTCTTGATATTGTGCTTATAGTAATGGTCCATAACAATATTCTTAATGGTCACTGACCATTATACTAAATGTAACGAGAAAAATACAATTTTACGTAATTAAGGTTGGAGGTGAGTCAAGTCAGCTCATGAGTTAGTTTGAGTTTGATTCGTTAATAGTTTGTTAAGCTAAACTCGTGAGTTGGTGAGGCgaatttaaatttagaattgagcttataaattaaattagttgAGTTTGACTTTGGATAAACTCAACTCATTAACTCGTAAACTGgttcgattatatatatataatattaaaagtatagATTAAATGCGTATACGATACGCATATATatatcttaattatttaaaattttatagtcattttttatatataatttaatataggatataaataaaacatttaTAATTGATAGATAGGTAAtatatacaatttatttttttactttttttaatatatataaataataatttattgatataaaattatagattataTTCATATTATTTGAACCAACCAGTAAACTTAAACCAGTTTGTGAGCTTTTGTTGAACTGAACTTGAACTTATGAAATAGGCTTGATTATTAATCAACCAAACCATAAACCAAACTTAATTTTCGTGAGTCGAGTTTGAATTTGGTCTAACTCGACTCACTTCCAACCCTACATGCGATATATAAAAACGGGTATCTAAGCTTATAATCCTAACTCCTAAGAATCAATCAAGTAAACCCCGATAGAAGTAACAGTGTAACATGAGATAGCAGTAGCACACCAAATTCCCTTTGCTTAGTTCATGAAATGAAAGACAAAAGATAGTGTTGTGATTGATATAATCATTCATAGATTTCAGAAGCCCCAGCCAATCGGATACGTCTAATATGCTTAATCTGTGGCCAGTCATCCCCGGTTTCTCTCTGGCACCTCGGCAACAACAAGCGACAATCCGTAATGCTCAACTCCTTCAAAGACTCCAGTTTGCTTATTCCAAGAAGGGAACCTAACTTGGGGCAATCCTTAATCAAAAGGATCTCTAGGGATTTGAGTTCGCCTATTCCTTCTCCTAGACTTGTCAACTCGCTACAACTCAAGATGCTTAGCTTTGTCAGAGATGTAAGGTGTTTCACTCCTTCCGGAAAATGCTTCAGTTTATCCACTTCTTGTAGCTCTAGCCGTCGAAGACTCTGCAGACCCTGCCATTGCTTATCATAGGGTAAATCATCTCTGCTGCATTTTGTAACTATCATTGTGCTAAGCGATGTCAAGTGCCTAAATCCTCTCATTCGCTGCATATTCTCGCTGATACAAAGAAAGTGGATAGATATGAACCTTTCCAGCCAGTTGTCCGGTAGCGGGGATTGTTCCTTCCCCTCCACGTTTGTGATTGTTAAACGCTGCACTTTGTAGAGTGGCGGAAGAGAAGATGATGATAATGACATATTGCTACTGCTGTAATCTATGGTATGCAACAGTGGTTTCATGCTGGAGCCTTCCAACAGAAGGTTTCCATCAAGATTCGGATACAGTGGCATGCATTCCAATTTGGGACAATATCGGATCTTCAAATTTGATATGGAGGGAAAGATAGCAGTGGTGTCTTCGGTTCCCTCCTGCCACCAACTCTTGAGCTTGGGGCAATCCGCTATTGACAGCTCTTGTAGGAGTTCCAACCGCAGCTCGTTCTGGCTAGCGTTTATGTATTCCAGAGAATCCAATCTTTCGAGCCGGAGAGATTTCAGCTTAGGGAAACTATCTAAAGGAGGGAGAGATTTACACCAAGAGCAGTTGTACAAACTGAAGGTGACAAGATTCTCAAGCGATAGGAGCCAATCTGAAAACTTTGCACCTTTATAGCCCACAATGTCTAGTCCTTGAAGATTTACATGTGGCTCAAGATGTCCCAAtgatgtttcatcattctcatcATGATTCTTGTGATTGTCATTGTCATCATGATTCCATTTCAGAGTGAGGTGCTTCAGATGttgtttctctttcaaataGGCAAGCCCCTGTTCTGATTTCTTGAGTTTCAGTTGCTCTAAGCGTGAAATTTCCAGTTCACCGCTCAAGTTTTTCAGATTAACAAGCTCCCGAAAACCTAGAATGTGTTTGCTCTTGTTGTTTCGTGTGCTAACTGTGAAATGCGACAATGTAAGAAGGCTTGTTAGCTTCTTCAAAGCTAACGGCACGTGTTCCAGCTGAAGACACTCATCCATCACAAGATGCCTGAGATTCACCAGGTGCTGAAACTCACTTGGCAGCTTTCGAAGCTGGTGACAATGAGACAATATCAATGTCTGTAAATGCTTCAGCTTACCAATGGATTTGGGAAGTTTCTTCATGTTGTTGTGGGACAAATCAAGGTACCTTAAGCTCTTTAACTCTCCAATTGAATCTGGTAAATTCTTCATTCCTAGATCTGTTAGGTTCAGTACACGCAGACACTTGAATGCAAGAAAGAGTTCATGACATGCAGACCAACTTAACTTCACCTCATATGGAATTCTTGAAGACCAATCATATGAATAAGGCATGGGGAAGAGAAGGGTATGCAAGGTTTTGTTGGTGTTAATGAGGAATTTCGGAATCCCATAAGTAACGTTTAAGCTAGGAGATAATGCCACTCTACTAACTGTTTTCTTAACAGTTTCAACGCGATTATCCACGCAGAAGCAGAATCGGTCCTTGGTAGCCACAAATCTTGATAACTCCCAGATCAGTTCGTTACCGATCTTGTAAGTCATGATTTTGGAGTCGTGAAGAACTAGGAATGAGGTACGGGAAAATTCTTGTATGCAATCAAGGCCCAAATCTTCTGGCTGTGAATGTTGAAGAGAAGGAGAATTCAAATTTACATGCCCTAGAAATCCCTCTGCCATCCAAAGCTGAATTAATGTCTCCACTTTAACCGAAAAAAAATGAGTAGGGAATACCAATGACAGATAAGCAAAGCATTGCTTTTGATGCAACGAGGGGAGGTCGTTGAAGTATATAGACTTCATCTCCTGCATGAACTCCTCCTCCAAATGGTCTTGTTTTAATTCAGTAATTGGTTTTGACTTTAACATTCTCGCCATTGTTACTAATGCCAAAGGCACTCCTTTGCAGTTCTTTTCCAACTTTTGATGAACTCCTCTAATTTTGGATTCACTTGAGTTTCCTCCAGCAAGATTCTCAAATAGAGACCAAGAGTCTTCTTTCCTTAGCCTAAATAGTCTCCAAGCATTTGGGTCAACAACATTGGCTACATGAGAATTCCGAGTAGTTACAAGAACTGCACCACCAGATGAAGTAGCTGCCTTCTTTAGCATCTCATACAACTTCACCCATTCCTCACGGTTCTCGCTCCGTAAATCATCCATCACAAGAAAGAATCTTCTTCCACGAACCACTGCTCCAAGATCAAGATTTTCATCAATTGCAACAGTCTCCTTTTCTGGGTCCAGTTCCTGAATCATACTTTTCTTGACGGAATCAGCATAGAACTCACCATGTGTACCAGCATCGACCCAAATCACCACAAAGTTATCTTTCACCCTGTCATCATCACAAACAGACTTGGCAAGTGTTGTCTTTCCCATCCCCTGCATCCCTACAATAGCAGCCACGGAAACAATACCGTTCACTTTCGTGGAAATCAAAATCTTCCCTATTATAACTTCCTTATCCTCTCTTCTCCCATGAACCTTCGTTTCATTTCCCCTCGCCTCCGATCTCCTTAACTTGGTTCTGTCTTTCAGAGAAAGCTTGGTAGAATCAGCTGCAAGGTTTTCTAGCCTCTTCTCGATTTGTTCGAGCTGGAGAACTAGACCACGAGGTGTACGGCTAAAGAAGCAGGAGAAAAATGATGTAGCAATGGTACCCTGTTTTGGATGCAGAGAAGTGGTGTTTGTCAACAACTCCCACAAATTGGTGAGCACATCCATGACATCGGTTATCCAATCATGTCTATGTATGTGTAGAGAGGCATCATCACCATGGCATTTACCCGACACACCATTGATGGTTGAGAGATGGCGTTTGATATTATCAATAACGGTCATGGTCTCATGATAGGAAACACGTACGGTGTTAAATCTCTCTGTGATTTTAGTGATGGTATTGCTAACTACGTTTGTAGATGAAGCCATTGTGCCTTGCCTGAAGAAGAAACATATATCGTCAGCAATATCTTATTGAATCTGATTATATCTAAGATAAATCATATAAAAAGAATTATTATACCTATGTATTATTTTTACGTATGAGTGTCAATGGGATTTGGGAGGTGAGAGCAAACATATAATAACGCATAAAaaacatattaataaaaaaattcatcttCGATTTTCTTATCCAATGAATTATATCCACAATATATGATACTTTAACTAAAATCTTACATTCAAGATATATCTAGACTTAAATCCCAAAGTGGTAATGAGATTTACGAATTATATTGATTTATCCATTGCATCATTTATGCttttaaaattgtaaaaaatatatctagTTGATCCCTCACTTCATTTTCAGCCATTTAATCTTACTAGGAATTAATTTGCGTCGTCTGAACAACTGCTATGTGTGTTAGTCTAGATCTCCATATTAATGTTTGTTGTTTGTTGAGAATAAGACTATACACGTGATTTATTTGCTAAAATTAAATGTGAGAgctttttttgtgtattttaaaaattaaaaaattaaagtattcaATTTTAAAACTCTCAAAAAATGATTTAGGTAAttaatcataattttttattaatttttatataattatattatattatagatATATTATATATCTCAAGATGGATACACCCTAATTCGATCTCGTCCCAGCTAAAACTTATTTTATATCAGATTTGGTAATCATCCATTTCACATTAGGTAGTGCTGGATCGAGTATCTACAAGTTTAACTACTTCTGCCATTCGTCTGTCTCTacatggtggtggttgttgttgttaattgttatacaagtaaaaagtaaaattgcttaAATAAGTTTGACCTATAAACTGATTGTTACAAAATTGAGggtaagaataaattaaaatttattttaaatatttaggacaaaattaaattaaattaaacattagACACTATGAAGCATAAATATTTCGCTGAGTTATCGTGTGTTGTTTGTCCAATATTCAAttgtgtcttaataaaaaatgaaaaaaatttgaacacGTTTTGAACACACCTAAATATCATTACGCATTAACGTGTATATctttattcttaacatatatttttaaaataaaattagaaatgatatatattattttttattaaaacaaaaaatattttaaatatttattataattaaaataaaatattaaaaatttaatttatattttaatattaataaaatatcaaaatattattatttttttaaaatactttatatatatatatatatatggctgataccttataaaattttaaattaggaGTACTAAGGAACTagcaattttt
This window contains:
- the LOC130973523 gene encoding putative disease resistance protein RGA1, whose amino-acid sequence is MGMGGGTGPVSICHLETKLANGIVNKKNTLTGDEGSSLIQPSLEFWISCLLSVFGQFFLEENRWQGTMASSTNVVSNTITKITERFNTVRVSYHETMTVIDNIKRHLSTINGVSGKCHGDDASLHIHRHDWITDVMDVLTNLWELLTNTTSLHPKQGTIATSFFSCFFSRTPRGLVLQLEQIEKRLENLAADSTKLSLKDRTKLRRSEARGNETKVHGRREDKEVIIGKILISTKVNGIVSVAAIVGMQGMGKTTLAKSVCDDDRVKDNFVVIWVDAGTHGEFYADSVKKSMIQELDPEKETVAIDENLDLGAVVRGRRFFLVMDDLRSENREEWVKLYEMLKKAATSSGGAVLVTTRNSHVANVVDPNAWRLFRLRKEDSWSLFENLAGGNSSESKIRGVHQKLEKNCKGVPLALVTMARMLKSKPITELKQDHLEEEFMQEMKSIYFNDLPSLHQKQCFAYLSLVFPTHFFSVKVETLIQLWMAEGFLGHVNLNSPSLQHSQPEDLGLDCIQEFSRTSFLVLHDSKIMTYKIGNELIWELSRFVATKDRFCFCVDNRVETVKKTVSRVALSPSLNVTYGIPKFLINTNKTLHTLLFPMPYSYDWSSRIPYEVKLSWSACHELFLAFKCLRVLNLTDLGMKNLPDSIGELKSLRYLDLSHNNMKKLPKSIGKLKHLQTLILSHCHQLRKLPSEFQHLVNLRHLVMDECLQLEHVPLALKKLTSLLTLSHFTVSTRNNKSKHILGFRELVNLKNLSGELEISRLEQLKLKKSEQGLAYLKEKQHLKHLTLKWNHDDNDNHKNHDENDETSLGHLEPHVNLQGLDIVGYKGAKFSDWLLSLENLVTFSLYNCSWCKSLPPLDSFPKLKSLRLERLDSLEYINASQNELRLELLQELSIADCPKLKSWWQEGTEDTTAIFPSISNLKIRYCPKLECMPLYPNLDGNLLLEGSSMKPLLHTIDYSSSNMSLSSSSLPPLYKVQRLTITNVEGKEQSPLPDNWLERFISIHFLCISENMQRMRGFRHLTSLSTMIVTKCSRDDLPYDKQWQGLQSLRRLELQEVDKLKHFPEGVKHLTSLTKLSILSCSELTSLGEGIGELKSLEILLIKDCPKLGSLLGISKLESLKELSITDCRLLLPRCQRETGDDWPQIKHIRRIRLAGASEIYE